The Molothrus ater isolate BHLD 08-10-18 breed brown headed cowbird chromosome 1, BPBGC_Mater_1.1, whole genome shotgun sequence genome includes a window with the following:
- the PIK3R4 gene encoding phosphoinositide 3-kinase regulatory subunit 4, producing MGNQLAGIAPSQILSVDSYFSDIHDFEYDKSLGSTRFFKVARAKHREGLVVVKVFAIQDPTLPLTSYKQELEELKIRLHSAQNCLPFQKATLSEKAAMLFRQYVRDNLYDRISTRPFLNNIEKRWIAFQILTAVDQAHKSGVRHGDIKTENIMVTSWNWVLLTDFASFKPTYLPEDNPADFNYFFDTSRRRTCYIAPERFVDGSMFATELENMRDPSTPLVDLANSNQRTRGELKRAMDIFSAGCVIAELFTEGVPLFDLSQLLAYRNGLFSPDQVLNKIEDRSIRELVTQMIHREPDKRLAAEDYLKQQRNNAFPEIFYTFLQPYMAQFAKETFVSADERILVIRKDLDNIIHNLCGHDRTEKAEGETKENGLVILVSVITSCLQTLKYCDSKLAALELILHLAPRLSVEILLDRITPYLLHFSNDSVPRVRAESVRTLTKVLALVKEVPRNDINIYPEYILPGIAHLAQDEATIVRLAYAENIALLAETALRFLELVQLKNLNMENEPNGEEMDETSHPSDNYDTELQALHEMVQQKVVTLLSDPENIVKQTLMENGITRLCVFFGRQKANDVLLSHMITFLNDKNDWHLRGAFFDSIVGVAAYVGWQSSSILKPLLQQGLSDAEEFVIYKALNALTCMCQLGLLQKPHIYEFACDIAPFLCHPNLWICYGAVGFITVVAQYLNIADVYCKLMPYLHPFITQPIIQVDKEIVLLSVLKEPVSRSIFDYVLRSKDITSLFRHLHLRQMKRTGALSECPPPEDPAIAQLLKKLLSQGMTEEEEDKLLALKDFMLKSNKAKANIVDQSHLHDNGHKGVIDLSALGITGRQVDLVKTKQDSDDKRARKHVKQDSNVNEEWKSMFGSLEPTNISQPISKGHGQTTDPEAIQAGKPLRSESSAGICATLSSSPQASDGAVVQPRKPTLQALSSTMSPSAHQLRITTCKTELQQLIQQKREQCNAERLAKQMMENAEWESKPPPPGWRPKGLLVAHLHEHKSAVNRIRVSDEHSIFATCSNDGTVKVWNSQKMEGKTTTTRSILTYSRIGGHVKTLTFCQGSHYLAIASDNGAIQLLGIESSKLPKSPKIHPIQSRSLDLKDDGCVVDIHHFNSGAQSVLAYGTVNGSLVGWDLRSSSNAWTLKHDLKLGLITSFAVDIHQCWLCIGTSNGTMACWDMRFQLPISSHSHPSKARIRRLLMHPVYQSWVIAAVQGNNEVSMWDMETGDRRFTLWASSAPPLSELQPSPHSIHGIYCSPASGNPILLTAGSDMKIRFWDLAYPERSYVVAGSSCPSVSYYRKIIEGTEVVQEIQNKQKMGPSDETPRKGPESLPVGHHDIITDIATFQTTQGFIVTASRDGIVKVWK from the exons ATGGGGAACCAGCTGGCTGGCATCGCCCCCTCGCAGATCCTCTCGGTGGACAGCTACTTCTCGGACATCCACGACTTCGAGTACGACAAGAGCCTGGGCAGCACCCGCTTCTTCAAGGTGGCCCGAGCCAAGCACCGCGAGGGGCTGGTGGTCGTGAAGGTGTTTGCCATTCAGGATCCCACCTTACCCCTGACGAGCTacaagcaggagctggaagagctgAAGATAAGGTTACACTCGGCACAGAACTGCCTCCCCTTCCAGAAAGCCACCCTGTCCGAGAAGGCCGCCATGCTTTTCAGACAGTACGTACGGGACAACCTTTATGACCGAATTAGTACCAGGCCGTTCCTGAACAACATCGAGAAGAGGTGGATCGCTTTCCAGATCCTCACCGCGGTGGACCAAGCGCACAAATCTGGAGTCCGCCACGGTGATATTAAAACAGAGAACATAATGGTGACCAGCTGGAACTGGGTTCTTCTAACTGACTTTGCCAGTTTTAAACCAACTTACCTTCCTGAAGACAATCCTGCTGACTTCAATTATTTCTTTGACACATCTCGGAGGAGAACGTGTTACATCGCTCCCGAGCGCTTTGTCGATGGCAGCATGTTtgccacagagctggaaaacatGCGGGACCCTTCCACTCCTTTGGTAGACTTGGCAAATAGCAATCAGCGAACAAGAGGGGAGTTAAAACGTGCCATGGATATCTTTTCTGCAG gctgtgtaATAGCAGAGCTCTTCACAGAAGGTGTACCCTTGTTTGATTTATCTCAGCTTTTGGCGTACAGAAATGGCCTCTTTTCCCCTGACCAAGTCCTAAACAAAATTGAAGACCGCAGTATCAGAGAACTG GTCACTCAGATGATCCATCGAGAGCCAGATAAACGTTTAGCAGCTGAAGATTATTTGAAGCAGCAACGTAACAATgcatttcctgaaatattttacacttTCCTTCAGCCTTACATGGCCCAGTTTGCCAAGGAAACGTTTGTGTCAGCAGATGAGCGTATATTGGTAATACGTAAAGATCTGGACAACATCATTCACAATCTCTGTGGGCACGACCGCACAGAGAAGGCCGAGGGAGAGACAAAAGAGAATGGGCTGGTTATTCTAGTGTCTGTGATAACTTCCTGTTTACAGACTCTCAAGTACTGTGATTCAAAACTGGCTGCTTTGGAGCTGATTCTTCATTTAGCACCAAGATTAAGTGTAGAGATTCTTCTGGATCGTATTACTCCTTATCTGTTACATTTCAGCAACGACTCTGTGCCCAGGGTGAGGGCAGAATCTGTGAGGACACTAACTAAAGTTCTTGCTCTTGTCAAAGAGGTGCCACGCAATGATATTAACATTTACCCAGAATACATTCTGCCAGGCATTGCACACTTGGCCCAGGATGAAGCCACCATCGTCAGACTTGCATATGCTG aaaACATAGCACTATTGGCAGAAACTGCTCTGAGATTTCTGGAGTTAGTACAGCTGAAAAATCTGAATATGGAAAATGAACCAAATGGTGAAGAAATGGATGAAACATCTCACCCTAGTGATAACTATGACACAG AATTGCAAGCCTTGCATGAAATGGTCCAGCAGAAAGTTGTGACTTTGCTAAGTGACCCAGAGAATATTGTGAAGCAGACACTGATGGAAAATGGAATAACACGTCTGTGTGTCTTTTTTGGACGTCAAAAAGCCAACGATGTTCTTCTGTCTCATATGATCACTTTCTTAAATGACAAGAATGACTGGCATCTTCGAGGAGCTTTCTTTGACAGCATTGTTG GTGTTGCTGCTTATGTTGGCTGGCAAAGCTCATCAATTCTCAAACCTCTGCTTCAGCAAGGTCTCAGTGATGCTGAAGAATTTGTCATTTATAAAGCCCTCAATGCTCTTACTTGTATGTGCCAGCTGGGGCTCTTGCAAAAGCCACATATTTATGAGTTTGCTTGTGATATAG cacCATTCCTGTGTCACCCTAATCTGTGGATATGTTATGGTGCAGTTGGATTTATCACTGTGGTGGCACAGTATTTGAATATTGCTGATGTCTATTGCAAGCTAATGCCATACCTCCATCCTTTTATCACACAACCAATAATACAG GTAGACAAAGAAATAGTCCTGTTAAGTGTCCTTAAGGAGCCTGTCAGCCGTTCCATATTTGATTATGTCTTAAGATCAAAGGATATCACGAGCCTCTTCCGACACCTGCACTTGCGTCAGATGAAGAGAACTGGAGCTCTCTCTGAGTGCCCACCCCCAGAGGACCCTGCCATTGCACAGCTCTTGAAGAAGCTTCTTTCACAA GGGATgactgaggaggaagaagacaAACTGTTAGCACTGAAGGACTTTATGTTAAAATCCAATAAAGCTAAAGCCAATATTGTGGATCAGAGCCACCTGCATGATAACGGTCACAAAGGGGTGATTGACTTGTCAGCTCTGGGAATAACTGGAAGACAAGTGGATCTTGTTAAAACAAAGCAGGATTCTGATGACAAACGGG CTAGAAAGCATGTAAAGCAAGATTCAAATGTAAATGAAGAATGGAAAAGCATGTTTGGGTCCCTGGAACCCACAAACATCTCCCAGCCAATATCCAAAGGACATGGGCAAACTACTGATCCTGAAGCCATCCAAGCTGGGAAGCCACTTCGTTCAGAGTCCTCAGCTGGCATTTGTGCCACTTTGTCATCCTCTCCACAG GCATCTGATGGAGCAGTTGTCCAGCCCAGGAAACCAaccctgcaggctctgagcagcacgATGTCCCCATCTGCACACCAGCTGCGCATCACCACCTGCaaaactgagctgcagcagctgatcCAGCAGAAGAGAGAGCAGTGTAATGCAGAGAGACTTGCCAAACAGATGATGGAGAATGCTGAGTGGGAGAGCAAGCCCCCACCTCCAG GATGGCGTCCCAAAGGGTTGTTGGTAGCTCACCTTCATGAACACAAGTCTGCCGTGAATCGCATTCGGGTCTCTGATGAACACTCCATTTTTGCCACTTGCTCAAATGATGGCACAGTGAAGGTCTGGAACAGCcaaaaaatggaaggaaaaaccACTACAACCAG ATCAATTTTAACATACTCTCGGATTGGAGGACATGTAAAGACACTTACATTTTGCCAAGGTTCACATTACTTGGCTATAGCTTCAGATAATGGTGCCATCCAGCTTCTTGGTATTGAATCCTCAAAGCTCCCTAAATCTCCAAAAATTCATCCAATACAAAGCAG GTCGTTAGATCTGAAGGATGATGGCTGTGTGGTAGACATTCATCACTTCAATTCAGGAGCCCAGTCAGTTCTGGCTTATGGAACAGTTAATGGATCTCTGGTTGGATGGGATTTGCGATCCAGCAGCAATGCTTGGACACTAAAGCACGATTTGAAGTTAGGCCTCATAACTTCATTTGCTGTGGACATACACCAGTGCTGGCTGTGTATTG GAACGAGCAATGGTACCATGGCATGCTGGGACATGAGGTTTCAGTTACCTATCTCCAGCCACTCTCATCCTTCCAAGGCCCGAATCAGACGCCTGCTCATGCATCCTGTCTATCAGTCCTGGGTAATAGCAG ctgttCAAGGCAACAATGAAGTCTCCATGTGGGATATGGAAACTGGTGATCGACGCTTCACTCTGTGGGCCAGCAGTGCGCCACCTCTTTCAGAACTGCAG CCTTCTCCTCACAGCATCCATGGAATATACTGTAGTCCAGCTTCTGGTAATCCCATATTACTGACAGCAGGCTCAGACATGAAAATAAG GTTTTGGGATCTAGCCTACCCTGAGAGATCATATGTTGTTGCTGGAAGTTCTTGCCCATCTGTTTCCTACTACAGGAAGATAATTGAGGGCACGGAGGTGGTTCAg GAAATTCAGAACAAGCAAAAGATGGGGCCCAGTGATGAGACCCCTCGGAAGGGTCCAGAGTCTCTCCCAGTCGGGCATCACGATATTATCACCGATATCGCGACTTTCCAGACCACACAAGGGTTTATAGTAACTGCGTCAAGGGATGGGATCGTTAAAgtgtggaaataa